One region of Cyanobium sp. M30B3 genomic DNA includes:
- a CDS encoding DUF3365 domain-containing protein, translating into MTALLSRLRSQRALAALLGALLAMLLLALHPAPALAANGEAPVDPAVLAKAVDQMEQLDRMRISLASTLEGSSEEPTMDTMREVCMPVGKRAVAIGQENGWSVRQVASKYRNPGHAPAGSQETGVIDLFARHPEITGMWEPATAEQGPGVNYYRRIDVQASCLACHGSRDSRPAFVKEKYPADRAFNFKPGDLRGMYAVYIPEVQAALAAQSAAN; encoded by the coding sequence ATGACCGCTCTCCTCTCCCGCCTTCGTTCGCAACGGGCCCTCGCCGCCCTGCTGGGCGCGCTGCTGGCCATGCTTCTGCTGGCGCTCCATCCCGCCCCAGCCTTGGCTGCCAATGGAGAAGCGCCCGTGGATCCCGCCGTTCTGGCCAAAGCGGTGGATCAGATGGAGCAGCTCGACCGGATGCGCATCTCCCTGGCCTCCACCCTGGAGGGCAGCAGCGAGGAGCCCACGATGGACACCATGCGTGAGGTGTGCATGCCGGTGGGCAAGCGGGCCGTGGCCATCGGCCAGGAGAACGGCTGGAGCGTGCGCCAGGTGGCCAGCAAGTACCGCAATCCAGGCCATGCCCCCGCCGGCAGCCAGGAGACAGGCGTGATCGACCTGTTTGCCAGGCACCCCGAGATCACCGGGATGTGGGAACCGGCCACCGCTGAGCAGGGGCCGGGCGTGAACTACTACCGCCGCATCGATGTGCAAGCCAGCTGCCTGGCCTGCCATGGCAGCAGGGACAGCCGCCCCGCCTTCGTGAAGGAGAAGTACCCAGCAGACAGGGCCTTCAACTTCAAGCCGGGTGACCTGCGCGGCATGTACGCCGTTTACATCCCCGAAGTGCAGGCCGCCCTGGCGGCGCAGAGTGCCGCCAACTGA
- a CDS encoding NAD(P)/FAD-dependent oxidoreductase, which yields MAPSTTRHHQVLIVGGGAAGITTANLLKRQRPQLDVAILEPSAEHYYQPGWTLVGGGVMRMEQTRRSEASLIPPRVHWIQAAATGFDPEANRVSTSEGQTLSYDVLVLATGLSLRWEQIPGLSEALGSHGVCSNYSKDFAPYTWQSIQAFAGGNAVFTMPATPVKCGGAPQKVMYMADDVFKAKSGVGVNSRVIFCTPLRSLFAVPAYARTLQQVVRRRGIEVRFGWDLQAVRGADQVAVFKVTDADGSAHTEELPFSLLHVVPPMSAPEVVANSPLAIEGPGGWSAADKLTTQHPRFANVFSLGDVAALPTSKTAGAVRGEAPVTAANVLAFLEGRPLTAHYDGYTVCPLITGYNNVVMAEFDYNQKLVSSFLVDPTKERWSMWLMKTKMLPWLYWNRMIKGLPHESRYLKPFAPLVHALKLDYREPKAADLDAAVQAGSC from the coding sequence ATGGCCCCGTCCACCACGCGTCACCACCAGGTCTTGATCGTGGGTGGCGGCGCCGCCGGCATCACCACCGCCAACCTGCTCAAGCGGCAGCGCCCGCAGCTGGACGTGGCGATCCTGGAGCCGTCCGCGGAGCACTATTACCAGCCTGGCTGGACGCTGGTGGGCGGTGGGGTGATGCGGATGGAGCAAACCCGCCGCAGCGAGGCCTCCCTGATTCCGCCGCGCGTGCACTGGATCCAGGCAGCGGCCACCGGCTTCGATCCGGAAGCCAATCGCGTCAGCACCAGCGAGGGCCAGACCCTCAGCTACGACGTGCTGGTGCTGGCCACCGGGCTCAGCCTGCGCTGGGAGCAGATCCCTGGCCTGAGCGAGGCCCTTGGCAGCCACGGCGTGTGCAGCAACTACAGCAAGGACTTCGCCCCCTACACCTGGCAGAGCATCCAGGCCTTCGCGGGCGGCAATGCGGTGTTCACCATGCCCGCAACGCCGGTGAAGTGTGGCGGCGCGCCCCAGAAGGTGATGTACATGGCCGACGACGTGTTCAAGGCCAAGAGCGGCGTGGGCGTGAACAGCCGGGTGATCTTCTGCACGCCGCTGCGATCCCTGTTTGCCGTGCCGGCCTACGCCCGCACCCTGCAGCAGGTGGTGCGCCGCCGCGGCATCGAGGTGCGCTTTGGCTGGGATCTCCAGGCCGTGCGCGGCGCCGACCAGGTGGCCGTCTTCAAGGTGACCGACGCCGATGGAAGCGCGCACACCGAGGAGCTGCCCTTTTCCCTGCTGCACGTGGTGCCGCCGATGAGCGCACCGGAGGTGGTGGCCAACAGCCCTCTGGCGATCGAGGGGCCTGGCGGCTGGTCGGCCGCCGACAAGCTCACCACCCAGCATCCCCGCTTTGCCAATGTGTTTTCCCTCGGCGATGTAGCGGCCCTTCCCACCTCGAAAACAGCTGGAGCCGTGCGCGGCGAAGCACCGGTGACCGCAGCCAATGTGCTGGCCTTTCTGGAAGGACGCCCGCTCACGGCCCACTACGACGGCTACACCGTGTGCCCGCTGATCACGGGCTACAACAACGTGGTGATGGCAGAGTTTGACTACAACCAGAAACTGGTGAGCTCCTTTCTGGTTGACCCCACCAAGGAGCGCTGGAGCATGTGGCTGATGAAAACCAAGATGCTTCCCTGGCTCTACTGGAACCGCATGATCAAGGGGCTTCCCCATGAAAGCCGGTACCTCAAGCCGTTTGCCCCCCTGGTGCACGCCCTCAAACTCGACTACCGCGAGCCCAAGGCAGCAGACCTGGACGCTGCGGTCCAGGCAGGCAGCTGCTGA
- the cydB gene encoding cytochrome d ubiquinol oxidase subunit II codes for MDFLDVFMPAVWFVILALFLLLYVILDGFDLGVGILSLTSASESQRSILMTSLGNVWDANETWLVLMGGALFGAFPLAYGTILKALYGPIYLMILGLILRAVAFEFRENAERKRPWNLMFGLGSVLAAASQGVCLGTVLAGIPTDSQGHFTGSPWIWLNWSSLLVALTLIQGYVLIGSTYLILKTSGELQRLHRRTARLAAATTLAGTLVITLVTPFVSSTLKERIFDPQFLPVFVVLPLLGIALIVQLFRSLALQQEVWPFVYTVLLFVLSFAGLGLMVFPAIIPPSITIFEAHASVSSLVFMITFIGVLIPIMLFYNIYNYIAFSGKVGHSTEAG; via the coding sequence ATGGATTTTCTCGATGTCTTCATGCCAGCGGTCTGGTTTGTGATCCTGGCCCTGTTTCTGTTGCTCTATGTGATTCTTGATGGCTTCGATCTCGGGGTAGGGATTCTCTCGCTCACCTCTGCCAGTGAATCCCAGCGCTCGATCCTGATGACCTCGCTGGGCAACGTCTGGGATGCCAATGAAACCTGGCTGGTGCTGATGGGCGGAGCACTCTTTGGCGCGTTCCCGCTGGCCTACGGCACCATCCTCAAGGCTCTGTATGGGCCGATCTACCTGATGATCCTGGGCCTGATTCTGAGGGCTGTGGCCTTTGAGTTTCGGGAAAATGCCGAGCGCAAGCGACCCTGGAACCTGATGTTCGGCCTGGGCAGCGTGCTGGCGGCGGCCTCCCAGGGCGTCTGTCTGGGCACGGTGCTGGCGGGGATTCCCACCGACAGCCAGGGGCATTTCACCGGCAGCCCCTGGATCTGGCTCAACTGGAGCAGCTTGCTGGTGGCCCTCACCCTGATCCAGGGCTATGTGCTGATCGGCTCCACCTACCTGATCCTCAAGACCAGTGGTGAGCTGCAGCGCTTGCATCGACGCACCGCCCGACTGGCGGCTGCCACCACCCTGGCAGGAACCCTGGTGATCACCCTGGTCACGCCGTTTGTGTCGAGCACCCTGAAGGAGCGGATCTTCGACCCCCAGTTTCTGCCTGTGTTTGTGGTGCTTCCCTTGCTTGGAATCGCATTGATCGTGCAGTTGTTCCGCAGCCTGGCGCTGCAGCAGGAGGTGTGGCCCTTTGTCTACACCGTGCTGCTGTTTGTGTTGAGTTTTGCCGGCCTTGGCTTGATGGTGTTTCCCGCCATCATCCCGCCGTCAATCACCATCTTTGAGGCTCATGCATCGGTGAGCTCACTGGTGTTCATGATCACGTTCATTGGAGTGTTGATCCCGATCATGCTCTTCTATAACATCTACAACTATATCGCCTTCAGTGGCAAGGTCGGCCATTCCACCGAAGCTGGCTGA
- a CDS encoding cation:proton antiporter, with the protein MVPGDWSVPVSWFGLAELLILGLLADGLFRRLGVPGLIGMLGVGLLLGQSGLGLIDPRLLALSADLRQMALVVILLRVGFGLNLKTLQQVGKRVLLLAWIPAALEGGTISLVAQPLLGLSWLEAGLLGSVIAAVSPAVVVPLMLRLIEERRGTGKAIPQMVMAAASLDDIAVIVVNGALLGLLAAGNIDLPAQLLRLPLGLLLGIAAGAALGWLLIRWIERSRPNANRQVLLILALSLLLLRLQGSISTLVPFTGLVAAMALGVLLLELRPNLAQPIAAKLASIWVFAELVLFTLVGAQVDLAVAWRSGLAGLAVLAIGLVARSGAVLACLMGSPLTAGERLFVTVAYIPKATVQAAIGAVPLMAMQAAGLPTAPGEVILAVAVLSIVTTAPLGAWLSGLVADRVLRPEAV; encoded by the coding sequence ATGGTGCCTGGCGACTGGAGCGTGCCCGTGAGCTGGTTTGGCCTGGCTGAGCTGCTGATCCTGGGCCTGCTGGCCGATGGCCTGTTTCGCCGGTTGGGCGTGCCGGGGCTGATCGGGATGCTTGGCGTGGGCCTACTGCTGGGTCAATCGGGTCTGGGGCTGATCGACCCCAGGCTGCTGGCCCTCAGCGCTGATCTGCGCCAGATGGCGCTGGTGGTGATCCTGCTGCGGGTGGGCTTTGGGCTCAACCTCAAGACGCTGCAGCAGGTGGGCAAGCGCGTGCTGCTGCTGGCCTGGATCCCTGCGGCGCTAGAGGGAGGCACGATTTCGCTGGTGGCGCAGCCGTTGTTGGGCCTGAGCTGGTTGGAGGCGGGCCTGCTGGGCTCGGTGATCGCTGCTGTCTCGCCGGCGGTGGTGGTGCCGCTGATGCTGCGGCTGATCGAGGAGCGGCGCGGCACCGGCAAAGCCATCCCGCAGATGGTGATGGCGGCCGCCTCCCTCGATGACATCGCCGTGATCGTGGTGAATGGAGCCCTGCTGGGACTGCTTGCCGCCGGGAACATCGACCTTCCGGCCCAGCTGCTGCGGTTGCCGCTGGGGCTGCTGCTGGGCATCGCCGCTGGAGCAGCCCTGGGCTGGCTGCTGATCCGCTGGATCGAGCGCTCCCGGCCCAACGCCAACCGCCAGGTGTTGTTGATCCTGGCCCTCTCGCTGCTGCTGCTGCGCCTGCAGGGCAGCATCAGCACCCTGGTGCCGTTCACCGGCCTGGTGGCAGCGATGGCCCTGGGGGTGCTGCTGCTGGAACTGCGCCCCAACCTGGCCCAGCCGATCGCCGCCAAGCTGGCTTCGATCTGGGTGTTCGCCGAGCTTGTTCTGTTCACCCTGGTGGGCGCCCAGGTGGATCTGGCCGTGGCCTGGCGCTCCGGCCTGGCAGGGCTGGCGGTGCTGGCGATCGGTCTGGTGGCCCGCAGCGGAGCTGTTCTGGCCTGCCTGATGGGCAGCCCCCTCACGGCCGGCGAGCGGCTGTTCGTGACCGTGGCCTACATCCCCAAGGCCACGGTGCAGGCGGCCATCGGTGCGGTGCCGTTGATGGCGATGCAGGCTGCGGGGCTGCCCACCGCTCCGGGTGAAGTGATCCTGGCGGTGGCCGTGCTCAGCATCGTGACCACCGCACCCCTGGGGGCCTGGCTCAGCGGGCTGGTGGCTGATCGGGTGCTGCGGCCGGAGGCGGTTTGA
- a CDS encoding Occludin/ELL family protein: MAVPLRLLLPALVALAAPWAHPPVLAGPAVCTTTLEAPPRLAGAAGPAAPVEVTRCGIVQTVPELVQRRFFSYSAPFAEAVSITGQLTSLFGIAMGGGDGRRVMGLGFPDQTIIWDATAIQNTTQFLLQQQSEPMPWRSGDVSSGFSGSLAGGQAGGQGSNSGWQNGGAVQALPVQSFR, translated from the coding sequence ATGGCTGTTCCGCTCCGGTTGCTGCTGCCCGCCCTGGTCGCCCTGGCTGCTCCGTGGGCGCACCCGCCGGTTCTGGCCGGCCCCGCCGTCTGCACCACCACCCTCGAGGCCCCGCCGCGCCTTGCCGGAGCTGCAGGGCCGGCCGCACCGGTGGAGGTGACCCGTTGCGGCATCGTGCAGACCGTGCCCGAGCTGGTGCAGCGCCGCTTCTTCAGCTACTCGGCCCCCTTCGCCGAGGCGGTGAGCATCACCGGCCAGCTCACCTCCCTGTTCGGGATCGCCATGGGCGGCGGCGACGGCCGGCGCGTGATGGGCCTGGGCTTCCCCGACCAGACGATCATCTGGGACGCCACTGCCATCCAGAACACCACCCAGTTCCTGCTCCAGCAGCAGAGCGAGCCGATGCCCTGGCGCAGCGGCGATGTGTCCAGCGGCTTTTCCGGCAGTCTCGCTGGCGGCCAGGCCGGCGGCCAGGGCAGCAATTCAGGCTGGCAAAATGGTGGTGCCGTTCAGGCGCTGCCGGTGCAGAGCTTCCGCTGA
- a CDS encoding sulfite exporter TauE/SafE family protein — protein MLTASLALLTVGGALIGFLLSVLGAGGSILLLPLLVSGAALPTREAVPLSLLVVMLLALANLGPYLRRGQFAPRPALILGLPALAGSWIGGGWVKAGYVPEPLQLAVFAAAALLASWLLTRRQAISGAGSSDPGSGRPLLLAIQGVLVGLLTGVAGVGGGFAIVPALVLLAGLPMALASGTSLLLIAVNALVALAALGHWPAASLPLMAPLLLGGAIGAAAGQRLAPHLNDRRLRQGFSLLLIGSALLSGWEAWRRHQASDPSITRVQSTALPLTSRHG, from the coding sequence ATGCTGACCGCCAGCCTGGCACTGCTCACGGTCGGTGGTGCCCTGATCGGTTTCCTGCTCTCGGTGCTCGGCGCCGGCGGCTCGATCCTGCTGTTGCCCCTGCTGGTGAGCGGCGCCGCCCTGCCCACCCGCGAGGCGGTGCCCCTCTCGCTGCTGGTGGTGATGCTGCTGGCCCTCGCCAACCTGGGGCCCTATCTGCGCCGCGGCCAGTTCGCCCCCAGGCCCGCCCTGATCCTGGGGCTGCCCGCCCTGGCCGGCAGCTGGATCGGCGGCGGCTGGGTGAAGGCCGGCTACGTCCCCGAACCGCTGCAGCTGGCCGTGTTTGCCGCCGCTGCCCTGCTGGCCTCCTGGCTGCTCACGCGCCGCCAGGCCATCAGCGGAGCAGGCTCCAGTGATCCGGGCAGCGGCCGCCCCCTGCTGCTCGCCATCCAGGGCGTGCTGGTGGGGCTGCTCACCGGTGTTGCCGGCGTGGGCGGCGGCTTTGCGATCGTGCCGGCCCTGGTGCTGCTGGCCGGCCTGCCCATGGCCCTGGCCAGCGGCACCAGCCTGCTGCTGATCGCCGTGAATGCCCTGGTGGCCCTGGCCGCTCTCGGCCACTGGCCCGCGGCCAGCCTGCCGCTGATGGCACCCCTGCTGCTGGGCGGCGCCATCGGCGCGGCAGCTGGCCAGCGCCTTGCCCCCCACCTCAACGACCGGCGCCTACGCCAGGGCTTCTCCCTGCTGTTGATCGGCTCGGCCTTGCTCAGTGGCTGGGAGGCCTGGCGCCGCCATCAGGCCAGCGACCCATCCATCACTCGCGTGCAATCCACCGCACTCCCCCTGACCTCCCGCCATGGCTGA
- a CDS encoding cytochrome ubiquinol oxidase subunit I — translation MTWLDNTLVLSRLQFALTAIFHMLWPVLSTGLAIFLVVLEGIWLRTRNSLYYRQARFWARLYVLNFGIGVASGLPMEFQFGTNWAPLSEFVGDFFGSVLGFEGAMAFMLEAGFLGIMLFGWSRVPPAIHFLSTVMVAFGANLSVFWILSANSWLQTPAGGTFADGQFHVQNYFAAINNPFMLRSVLHMSLATVETSMLVIAAVSCWWLLRQGAAEAMRTFFAFSLKLALVILLVVAPLQVLAGHESALQVAEHQPTKLAAIEGLWSNQPAGSSPAWTLLAAPDETAGRNRWSLAVPGGFSWILEGRPALSREVRGLNSWPADQRPRMVGLLFYSFRLMAGIGIAITLLLGLTVLLWWRRGLSAATLEALPWLAWGWILAAPAGYLAIEAGWVVRCVGRQPWTVYGELRTADAASQLPAAEVLASLSTFAVLYAVLFACALWFGSRIIRRGPDLSLMPPDQGASDAAATSASTL, via the coding sequence ATGACCTGGCTCGACAACACCCTGGTGCTCTCGCGCCTGCAATTCGCGCTCACGGCGATCTTTCACATGCTCTGGCCGGTGCTCTCCACCGGCCTGGCCATCTTCCTAGTGGTGTTGGAGGGAATCTGGCTGCGCACGCGCAATTCGCTCTATTACAGGCAGGCCCGCTTCTGGGCCAGGTTGTATGTGTTGAACTTTGGGATTGGCGTGGCCTCGGGGCTGCCGATGGAGTTTCAGTTCGGCACCAACTGGGCGCCGCTTTCTGAATTCGTGGGCGATTTTTTCGGCTCGGTGCTGGGATTTGAAGGGGCCATGGCCTTCATGCTGGAGGCTGGCTTCCTGGGGATCATGTTGTTTGGCTGGAGCCGGGTACCGCCAGCGATTCACTTTCTCTCAACAGTGATGGTGGCCTTTGGCGCCAATCTTTCCGTGTTCTGGATTCTCAGCGCCAATTCCTGGCTGCAGACGCCCGCGGGAGGCACCTTTGCCGACGGCCAGTTCCACGTGCAGAACTATTTCGCTGCCATCAACAACCCGTTCATGCTGCGCAGCGTGCTGCACATGAGCCTGGCCACCGTGGAAACCAGCATGTTGGTGATTGCGGCGGTGAGTTGCTGGTGGTTGCTCCGCCAGGGAGCGGCGGAGGCGATGCGTACCTTCTTTGCCTTCTCCCTCAAGCTGGCCCTGGTGATCCTGCTGGTGGTGGCGCCCTTGCAGGTGCTGGCCGGTCACGAGAGTGCCCTGCAGGTGGCCGAGCACCAGCCCACCAAACTGGCGGCGATCGAGGGACTCTGGAGCAACCAACCTGCCGGCAGTTCGCCGGCCTGGACCCTGCTGGCCGCACCGGATGAGACCGCTGGCCGCAACCGCTGGAGCCTGGCGGTGCCGGGTGGTTTCAGCTGGATCCTGGAGGGAAGGCCCGCTCTCAGCCGCGAGGTGCGCGGCCTCAACAGCTGGCCGGCCGACCAGCGCCCGCGGATGGTGGGGCTGCTCTTCTATTCCTTCCGGCTGATGGCCGGCATCGGCATCGCCATCACCCTGCTGCTGGGGCTCACGGTGCTGCTCTGGTGGCGCCGGGGCCTGTCGGCGGCAACCCTGGAAGCCCTTCCCTGGCTGGCCTGGGGCTGGATCCTGGCTGCCCCGGCCGGCTATCTGGCGATTGAGGCGGGCTGGGTGGTGCGTTGCGTGGGGCGCCAGCCCTGGACGGTGTACGGCGAGTTGCGCACGGCCGATGCCGCATCCCAGCTGCCGGCGGCGGAAGTGTTGGCCAGCCTCAGCACCTTTGCGGTGCTCTATGCCGTGCTGTTTGCCTGTGCCCTGTGGTTCGGATCGCGCATCATCCGCCGTGGGCCCGATCTCAGCCTGATGCCACCGGATCAGGGCGCGAGCGATGCCGCCGCAACAAGCGCCTCGACTCTTTAG
- a CDS encoding MBL fold metallo-hydrolase — MSAPLPASDPSSLSLAAAAGGGSLLFRQLFDADTGTYTYLLVDVPSRQGVLIDPVFEQHARDLSLITELGVELVACLDTHAHADHVTGSWLMHQATGSAIALAAAANADNVTRPLHHGDRLSFGGRHLQVRSTPGHTNGCLTFVLDDQSIAFTGDALLVRGCGRCDFQQGNAHTLWTSITTQIFSLPDACLLYPGHDYTGRTMTSVAEEKAFNPRLGGAATERDFVGHMHNMKLPHPHKIAEALPGNMRSGQPRDSAAPAAPAWAPLQRSYAGLPELPPAWVAEHQGQLTILDVRSSEEFAGPDGNVAGSLLIPLPELEARASTIPADRPVVVVCHSGSRSALATQQLLKAGRQQVANLRGGLSRWSDEGYPLEGTIAANATP, encoded by the coding sequence ATGTCCGCTCCCCTGCCTGCCTCTGACCCGTCGTCCCTTTCCCTGGCTGCCGCCGCTGGCGGCGGTTCCCTCCTGTTCCGCCAGCTCTTCGATGCCGACACCGGCACCTACACCTATCTGCTGGTCGACGTGCCCAGCCGCCAGGGCGTGCTGATCGATCCGGTGTTTGAGCAGCACGCCCGCGACCTCTCCCTGATCACGGAGCTGGGCGTGGAACTGGTGGCCTGCCTCGACACCCACGCCCATGCCGACCACGTGACCGGCAGCTGGTTGATGCACCAGGCCACCGGCTCCGCCATTGCCCTGGCCGCTGCGGCCAACGCCGACAACGTCACCCGCCCCCTCCACCATGGCGACCGGCTGAGCTTTGGCGGCCGCCACCTGCAGGTCCGCAGCACCCCTGGCCACACCAATGGCTGCCTCACCTTTGTGCTCGACGACCAGAGCATCGCCTTCACCGGCGACGCCCTGCTGGTGCGCGGCTGCGGCCGCTGCGACTTCCAGCAGGGCAATGCCCACACCCTCTGGACCTCGATCACCACGCAGATCTTCAGCCTGCCCGACGCCTGCCTGCTCTACCCCGGCCACGACTACACCGGCCGCACCATGACCTCGGTGGCAGAAGAAAAAGCCTTCAATCCACGCCTCGGCGGCGCCGCCACCGAGCGCGACTTCGTGGGCCACATGCACAACATGAAGCTGCCCCACCCCCACAAGATCGCCGAGGCCCTCCCGGGCAACATGCGCTCCGGTCAACCCCGCGACAGCGCTGCCCCTGCAGCCCCCGCCTGGGCGCCGCTGCAGCGCAGCTATGCCGGACTGCCCGAACTGCCCCCGGCCTGGGTGGCCGAGCACCAGGGCCAGCTCACGATCCTCGATGTGCGCTCCAGCGAGGAGTTTGCAGGCCCCGACGGCAACGTGGCCGGCAGCCTGCTGATTCCGCTGCCGGAGCTGGAGGCACGCGCCAGCACCATTCCCGCCGATCGCCCCGTGGTGGTGGTGTGCCATTCCGGCAGCCGCTCCGCCCTCGCCACCCAGCAATTGCTCAAGGCCGGACGCCAGCAGGTGGCCAACCTCCGCGGCGGCCTCAGCCGCTGGAGCGATGAGGGCTACCCGCTGGAGGGCACCATCGCCGCCAACGCAACCCCCTAA
- a CDS encoding methyltransferase domain-containing protein, with protein sequence MHTHHNPSQPATAGTAAPVSDPERWNQRYREGGDGWELGQPAPPLEQFLRHHPLAPSKAGRVLVPGCGRGHEAALLAELGYDVVGLDFSTEAIKEARRLHGADHPRLRWVQADLFDSAALKAAGLEDDSLDGVVEHTCFCAIDPDRREAYRATVKGLLKPTGWLLGLFLCHSRPGGPPFGSDPTALAESWREAGMVEQLWQPAEATLAKRSDEWLGLWRKPQATAAAVDQEMVT encoded by the coding sequence ATGCACACACACCACAACCCGTCCCAGCCAGCTACGGCTGGAACTGCGGCACCGGTGAGTGATCCGGAACGCTGGAACCAGCGCTACCGCGAAGGGGGCGATGGCTGGGAACTGGGCCAACCCGCTCCTCCACTGGAACAGTTTCTCCGTCACCACCCCCTCGCGCCCAGCAAGGCGGGCAGGGTGCTTGTGCCGGGCTGCGGCCGCGGACATGAGGCCGCCTTGCTAGCTGAGCTCGGCTATGACGTGGTGGGACTCGATTTCAGCACCGAAGCAATCAAGGAGGCACGACGCCTGCACGGAGCCGACCATCCGCGGCTGCGCTGGGTGCAGGCCGATCTCTTTGACTCAGCTGCGCTCAAGGCCGCCGGACTCGAAGACGACAGCCTCGATGGCGTGGTTGAACACACATGCTTTTGTGCCATTGATCCAGACCGGCGCGAGGCCTATCGCGCCACGGTCAAAGGCCTGCTCAAGCCGACTGGCTGGCTGCTCGGGCTCTTCCTCTGTCACAGCCGGCCTGGCGGTCCGCCGTTCGGCAGCGACCCAACAGCACTGGCGGAGAGTTGGCGTGAGGCCGGCATGGTGGAGCAGCTCTGGCAGCCAGCTGAGGCCACGTTGGCCAAGCGCAGCGACGAGTGGCTGGGTCTCTGGCGCAAACCCCAGGCCACTGCCGCTGCAGTCGATCAGGAGATGGTGACGTGA
- a CDS encoding helix-turn-helix transcriptional regulator produces the protein MADGRPGRLRPGLTHLEHRVLADAAEAFAAMAPMVPLLQFRPLVAEREFYQEIGLLQINRLRLMSYASAPVQLILEPTASVHLAVGFSGCRFARTPEWVLANRAGCGLLLPSGPIDVSGGSSSAVVTLQPADLARAVAAMAGNADAHASSSATAEQFRHFQARELSGLQARQLHALMQHLDACLGCHPALPARLGLDDVLLRMVVSWLQPQLLEETAVDRGRIHGRAAGSSFDELIDYIRANLDEPLRLSDLEARSHYSKRALQYAFRQRLDCTPRQWIRGQRLEQALAQLEQGGRSCSIRAIALACGYRHMGLFSSDFRKRFGLTPSAARRASGGGTVLVQVCDMAVSRGQPSPPPTAQRPAPPQPWRR, from the coding sequence ATGGCTGATGGCCGCCCTGGTCGGCTGAGGCCAGGGCTGACGCACCTCGAGCACCGGGTGCTGGCGGATGCGGCTGAGGCCTTTGCGGCGATGGCGCCGATGGTCCCCTTGCTGCAGTTCCGCCCGTTGGTGGCTGAGCGGGAGTTCTATCAGGAGATCGGCCTGCTGCAGATCAACCGGCTGCGGCTGATGTCCTATGCGAGCGCGCCGGTTCAGTTGATCCTCGAACCCACAGCGAGCGTGCATCTGGCGGTGGGCTTCTCGGGGTGCCGGTTCGCCCGCACGCCGGAATGGGTCTTGGCCAATCGGGCGGGCTGCGGCTTGCTGCTGCCTTCTGGGCCGATTGACGTCAGTGGTGGGTCCAGCTCGGCCGTCGTGACCCTGCAGCCTGCAGATCTGGCCCGTGCGGTGGCGGCGATGGCCGGCAACGCTGACGCCCACGCGTCTTCGTCCGCGACTGCGGAGCAGTTCCGCCACTTCCAGGCCCGCGAACTCAGCGGCCTGCAGGCCCGGCAGCTGCATGCACTGATGCAGCACCTGGATGCCTGCCTCGGCTGCCATCCCGCCCTGCCGGCACGGCTGGGCCTGGATGACGTGCTGCTGCGGATGGTGGTGAGCTGGCTGCAGCCCCAGCTGCTGGAGGAAACCGCGGTCGACCGCGGGCGTATCCATGGACGGGCAGCAGGCAGCAGCTTTGACGAGCTGATCGACTACATCCGCGCCAATCTCGATGAGCCCCTGCGCCTGAGCGACCTGGAGGCCAGAAGCCACTACTCCAAACGCGCCCTGCAGTACGCCTTCCGCCAGCGGCTGGATTGCACGCCGCGCCAGTGGATCCGCGGGCAACGGCTGGAGCAGGCCCTGGCGCAGCTGGAGCAGGGCGGGCGGAGCTGCTCGATTCGGGCGATCGCCCTGGCCTGCGGCTACCGGCACATGGGGCTGTTCAGCAGCGACTTCAGGAAGCGCTTTGGCCTCACCCCCAGCGCCGCCAGGCGCGCCAGCGGCGGGGGGACCGTGCTGGTACAGGTGTGCGATATGGCGGTTAGTCGTGGGCAGCCCTCTCCCCCGCCCACAGCCCAAAGACCAGCTCCACCACAGCCATGGCGGCGTTGA
- a CDS encoding rhodanese-like domain-containing protein, with amino-acid sequence MTHAHAHAPAQQRITAHDLATQLAEQRVKVIDVREPMEYAAGHIAGSLNVPLSRITQADLPRGPLVLVCHSGNRSAQALAQLLRHGHPHPLTDLEGGIPAWQQAGLPVRKLKNAPLPLMRQVQIAAGSLVLLGVILSQVAAPGWIWLSGFVGAGLVFAGISGFCGMARLLAAMPWNRVTL; translated from the coding sequence ATGACCCACGCCCACGCCCACGCCCCCGCCCAGCAGCGCATCACCGCCCACGACCTGGCAACCCAGCTCGCCGAGCAGCGCGTCAAGGTGATCGACGTGCGCGAACCCATGGAATACGCCGCCGGCCACATCGCCGGCAGCCTCAACGTGCCGCTCTCACGCATCACCCAGGCCGACCTGCCCCGCGGACCGCTGGTGCTGGTGTGCCACAGCGGCAACCGCAGTGCCCAGGCCCTCGCCCAGCTCCTGCGGCACGGCCATCCCCATCCACTCACCGATCTGGAGGGGGGCATCCCCGCCTGGCAGCAGGCCGGGCTGCCCGTGCGCAAGCTCAAAAACGCCCCCCTGCCGCTGATGCGACAGGTGCAGATCGCCGCCGGCTCCCTGGTTCTCCTGGGCGTGATCCTCAGCCAGGTGGCGGCGCCAGGCTGGATCTGGTTGAGCGGCTTTGTGGGCGCTGGACTGGTGTTCGCTGGCATCAGCGGCTTCTGCGGCATGGCACGCCTCCTCGCCGCCATGCCCTGGAACCGGGTGACACTCTGA